One window from the genome of Cardiocondyla obscurior isolate alpha-2009 linkage group LG04, Cobs3.1, whole genome shotgun sequence encodes:
- the LOC139102266 gene encoding esterase FE4 has translation MSATRSFRSVKMWSIKFVFCALMLISAEAQQDVELEIPQGFLKGVKTTTVMENKQYYSFKGIPYAKPNVGLNKFQMPEAAEPWEGTYDATYHRSPCPFFCMLEQDIVGEEDCLFLNVYTPVLDKAACKAVMVWFHGGMFNHGLGDDIFFGPDFLIEQGVVLVTLNYRLGAIGFLNTGDKSAPGNAGLKDQVMALKWVKDNIHYFGGCPNRVTIFGEDAGGSSVQFHMMSPMSDGLFNKAILQSGSAVNTWAMAYDARDVAFKLGEKLDIETSDPVELVAKLAEFSPKELIAASNDLAFLKNAMNGRTEAFIPSVEADIGQEIFLPADPWTLLKSGKIADVPVMAGFTADESSFYVQMMLGNIDQINEHFENFLPNDLNITDAGQKNQLGESLKSYYFEDKLISTETTKELMMMLDDVMFDAGIALSLEVLSSRISSPIYQYIFSYEAPFGMIKSLLEVEEGAAHGDELTYEFYSDMLKNMPQPGSPAEKMVRIYTTLVTNFAKDGNPTSNMNEYVNVNWEPKGTEDNYMNINQELKMEKGLLSERADFWKNLYKNVLD, from the exons ATGAGCGCTACGCGATCTTTCCGCAGTGTTAAAATGTGGTCTATCAAATTCGTGTTTTGTGCGCTTATGCTGATATCGGCCGAAGCGCAGCAGGATGTTGAATTGGAAATTCCTCAAGGATTTCTAAAAGGCGTAAAGACTACGACTGTGATGGAGAACAAGCAGTACTACAGCTTTAAAGGGATACCATACGCGAAACCTAATGTTGGTCTTAATAAATTCCAG atgccAGAGGCAGCGGAGCCGTGGGAAGGCACGTACGATGCCACCTACCACCGTTCACCATGTCCCTTTTTCTGCATGCTAGAACAAGATATAGTTGGCGAGGAGGATTGTCTCTTTCTGAATGTCTATACTCCGGTACTGGACAAAGCCGCTTGTAAAGCCGTCATGGTATGGTTTCATGGCGGTATGTTTAATCACGGCCTCGGAGACGACATATTCTTCGGTcctgattttttaattgagcAAGGCGTTGTTCTCGTGACGCTTAATTATAGGCTGGGCGCAATCG GATTTTTAAATACTGGCGACAAAAGTGCACCCGGAAATGCCGGCCTAAAGGATCAGGTAATGGCGCTGAAGTGGGTCAAGGATAACATACATTATTTCGGTGGCTGCCCTAACCGAGTTACGATCTTTGGTGAAGATGCGGGCGGAAGTTCTGTTCAGTTTCACATGATGTCTCCTATGTCCGACG GCTTGTTCAATAAAGCTATCTTGCAAAGCGGGAGCGCGGTGAATACATGGGCGATGGCGTACGATGCCAGAGATGTGGCCTTTAAACTCGGCGAGAAGCTCGACATTGAGACAAGCGATCCTGTCGAATTAGTTGCCAAGCTCGCGGAGTTTTCGCCGAAAGAATTAATTGCGGCCAGCAACGATTTGGCGTTCCTTAAG AACGCGATGAACGGTCGCACCGAGGCGTTTATTCCGTCGGTAGAAGCCGACATTGGACAAGAGATATTTCTGCCCGCCGATCCCTGGACACTTTTGAAATCTGGAAAAATCGCCGACGTGCCAGTTATGGCCGGATTTACCGCCGACGAGTCCTCCTTCTATGTGCAGA TGATGCTCGGCAATATCGATCAGATAAATGAGCACTTCGAGAACTTCCTGCCGAACGACTTGAATATAACCGATGCCGGGCAGAAGAACCAACTAGGTGAAAGCTTGAAGAGCTACTACTTCGAGGATAAATTGATCTCCACAGAAACCACGAAAGAGCTCATGATG ATGTTGGACGACGTCATGTTTGATGCCGGGATCGCGCTCAGTTTAGAGGTATTAAGTTCCCGAATTTCATCTCCAATTTACCAGTACATATTCTCTTACGAAGCTCCATTCGGTATGATAAAATCTTTGCTCGAAGTGGAGGAAG GCGCTGCCCACGGTGACGAACTGACGTACGAATTTTATTCGGACATGTTGAAAAATATGCCGCAACCAGGTTCCCCAGCGGAGAAAATGGTTCGCATTTACACCACTCTGGTAACGAATTTCGCAAAGGATGG aAATCCCACGTCAAACATGAACGAATACGTGAACGTGAATTGGGAGCCCAAAGGCACGGAAgataattatatgaatattaatcaAGAATTGAAAATGGAGAAAGGTTTATTAAGCGAAAGAGCTGACTTCTGGAAAAACTTGTACAAAAATGttctcgattaa